Proteins found in one Ptychodera flava strain L36383 chromosome 16, AS_Pfla_20210202, whole genome shotgun sequence genomic segment:
- the LOC139152748 gene encoding oocyte zinc finger protein XlCOF22-like, translating to MAEQTIKSSTISKRDMIDSLFDRGEELIERLGCQVFILVSQDGIWSSYMGSEVFLKEFRSSGLKIKSQDVLRTKQQDFHFVEDAGCSQQILYSTQQRTYHINNIKSSKLENVEKPPCLCDTLARASNNENMTRDCCIVTNTMNSCVETNCQNDEKDVKREQTEEIQMECFSKEKLVKESYLEIGDEGETATIITIETEAKKETPDTETIPYMADEAMSLANVDGGNVSLLPGNHGCNEEKREKSPDDHARRVFENAEIKTKDANIESEEGAVDNPDKSKLGESIKANAAHRHHLGKNYSEEDFRLHKEKIETMFKESNESKPHLCERCGLSLKDLNGLEVHQQKALCSERKCQFCGMCFPIRAWQEHLLENHVAKVTIYGCHICERKFICYHSHRDHLKVHESERNSLICNVCGETFNRFSTLKLHQLAHKGTELKCEYCEYTTFVKHRLNSHMKRHFERGKFECKFCGKHLNSGVCLSSHIRRFHIKSKHQCSDCKKEFSFLRELNNHRARHHQDNVASFICEKCGKGFLSKILLNLHLKKTHSDYSVQCEVCGKQFKHQSKLQTHLKFHNKSINQLHRCELCPRKFTTISKVKIHMRSAHSFERPYQCQFCEYSCKLKGNLTKHIIRIHNKK from the exons ATGGCTGAACAAACCATAAAATCATCAACTATATCAAAGAGGGATATGATAGATTCACTCTTTGATCGG GGTGAAGAATTAATAGAAAGGCTTGGATGTCAAGTGTTTATCCTTGTTTCACAAGATGGAATCTGGTCTAGTTACATGGGAAGTGAAGTCTTCCTGAAAGAATTCCGTTCTTCtggattgaaaataaaatcacaggATGTTCTACGGACAAAGCAGCAAGATTTCCACTTTGTAGAAGATGCTGGATGCAGTCAACAAATATTGTACAGTACACAGCAAAGAACTTATCATATCAACAATATAAAATCTTCAAAGCTTGAGAATGTCGAGAAGCCTCCTTGCTTGTGTGACACTCTCGCCAGAGCATCAAATAATGAGAATATGACAAGAGACTGTTGCATAGTAACCAACACCATGAACAGTTGCGTAGAGACCAACTGCCAAAATGATGAGAAGGATGTGAAAAGAGAGCAAACTGAAGAAATTCAAATGGAAtgtttttccaaagaaaagttGGTGAAAGAGTCATACTTGGAAATTGGTGATGAAGGAGAAACAGCAACTATTATTACTATTGAAACTGAGGCAAAAAAGGAAACTCCTGATACAGAAACCATACCATATATGGCAGATGAGGCGATGTCTTTGGCAAATGTTGATGGAGGAAATGTTTCTTTGTTGCCAGGCAACCATGGCTGCAATGAGGAAAAGAGGGAGAAATCACCTGATGATCATGCCAGAAGGGTGTTTGAAAAtgctgaaataaaaacaaaggatGCAAATATTGAATCAGAAGAGGGTGCTGTTGACAACCCAGATAAATCAAAGCTGGGTGAATCAATCAAGGCAAATGCTGCACACAGACATCAtcttggaaaaaactattctgAGGAAGATTTCAGGCTTCACAAAGAAAAGATAGAAACTATGTTTAAAGAATCAAATGAGAGTAAACCACATTTATGTGAAAGGTGTGGTTTATCATTAAAGGATTTAAATGGACTGGAAGTACATCAGCAGAAAGCATTATGCTCTGAACGTAAATGCCAGTTTTGTGGAATGTGTTTTCCAATCAGAGCCTGGCAAGAACACTTACTTGAAAATCATGTGGCCAAGGTGACCATCTATGGGTGCCACATCTGTGAGAGAAAATTCATCTGTTATCATTCCCATCGTGATCATCTAAAAGTTCATGAATCGGAGAGGAACTCTCTGATTTGCAATGTTTGTGGAGAGACATTTAACAGATTTTCGACATTGAAACTTCATCAGCTTGCACATAAAGGTACAGAGCTTAAGTGTGAATACTGTGAATACACAACTTTTGTGAAACATCGCTTGAACAGTCATATGAAACGACATTTTGAGAGAGGAAAGtttgaatgtaaattttgtgGCAAACACTTGAATAGTGGCGTTTGTCTCAGCTCCCACATCCGAAGATTTCACATCAAGTCCAAACATCAGTGTAGTGATTGCAAGAAGGAGTTTTCATTTCTACGTGAATTGAATAATCACAGAGCTCGACACCATCAAGACAATGTAGCCAgtttcatctgtgaaaagtgtgGCAAAGGTTTTCTCTCTAAAATTCTGTTAAATCTTCATCTCAAAAAGACTCATAGTGATTATTCTGTACAGTGTGAGGTTTGCGGGAAACAGTTTAAGCACCAATCAAAGCTTCAGACacatttaaaatttcacaacaaatcTATAAATCAATTACACCGATGTGAACTTTGCCCCAGAAAGTTCACGACCATATCAAAGGTCAAAATACACATGAGGTCAGCCCATTCTTTCGAGAGGCCGTATCAGTGTCAGTTCTGTGAATATTCCTGTAAATTAAAGGGAAATctgacaaaacatataataagAATACACAACAAAAAATGA